In the genome of Candidatus Palauibacter australiensis, one region contains:
- a CDS encoding phosphatase PAP2 family protein: protein MTPFGRCGVGRRITCKGVPRAGLAPLRVAWLFLPLPLVAQDPASARNPDLARPEPAGGEASQIWERVGLGAGVFGGALLLDQSIRDLALDHQGALGRDLAEGGHTYGDWKRTAPILAGTGVLLGVAFDGERGVRRATSAFFGVFAGSMANTVVNWTLGRSRPRDERGVLHFDPFRGNASLGSGHTAYAFAIAAAVDEVTDGGWAIPFYAAAAGTGLARIYGDRHWLSDVVVGGFIGWWVGSRATAAAAGWLGVEPSPASPGSSPSAGARIRPLIAGDALGIQIRFRE from the coding sequence ATGACACCCTTCGGGCGTTGCGGCGTTGGCCGCCGGATCACGTGTAAAGGAGTTCCTCGAGCGGGCCTCGCCCCCCTCCGAGTTGCGTGGCTTTTTCTGCCTCTCCCGCTCGTCGCACAGGATCCCGCGTCGGCACGGAACCCGGACCTCGCCCGCCCGGAACCCGCGGGTGGGGAGGCGAGCCAGATCTGGGAGCGCGTCGGGCTCGGTGCCGGCGTCTTCGGCGGAGCCCTTCTTCTCGATCAGAGCATCCGCGATCTGGCGCTTGATCACCAGGGAGCGTTGGGACGCGACCTGGCCGAGGGCGGCCACACATACGGCGACTGGAAGCGGACCGCGCCCATACTGGCCGGGACCGGAGTTCTGCTAGGGGTCGCGTTCGACGGGGAACGGGGAGTCCGGCGGGCGACCTCGGCCTTCTTCGGGGTCTTCGCGGGCTCGATGGCGAACACGGTCGTCAACTGGACGCTGGGACGAAGCCGTCCGAGAGATGAGAGGGGCGTCCTGCACTTCGATCCCTTCCGCGGCAACGCCTCCCTGGGGTCCGGCCACACGGCCTACGCCTTCGCCATCGCCGCCGCCGTCGATGAGGTGACCGATGGCGGGTGGGCGATCCCCTTTTACGCGGCCGCCGCGGGCACGGGACTCGCCCGGATCTACGGAGACCGGCACTGGCTGTCCGACGTGGTCGTCGGCGGCTTCATCGGCTGGTGGGTGGGGAGCCGTGCGACGGCCGCCGCCGCGGGCTGGCTCGGCGTCGAACCCTCGCCGGCCTCCCCCGGATCGTCGCCGTCCGCCGGTGCCCGGATCCGGCCGCTGATCGCAGGGGACGCCCTGGGCATTCAGATCCGCTTCCGAGAATAG
- a CDS encoding acetyl-CoA C-acetyltransferase, translating to MSDSNGNGTVFLSAARTAMGAFGGSLKEYSAVDLGVVASEAAIERSGAEPGDFGHVVMGNVMQTSADAIYLARHVGLRAGLPIETPAVTVNRLCGSGFQAVIDGSQEIALGESDVCLVGGAESMSQAPHIVRGARWGLRLGPAPKFEDSLWEALTDPYCGFSMAQTAENLAEEYGVSRSEADEVAVRSQQLAAEAWQGGRYEDEVVPMMVGRKGRETAFERDEHLRPDTTVEGLAKLRPYFKQDGLVTAGNASGIGDGAAALVLADRDYAAAHGLEPVGRLVSYAVAGVPPHIMGIGPAPASRAALEKAGLTLDDIDLVEVNEAFAPQYLAVERELGLDRDKVNVDGGAIALSHPLGMTGARITGHLLHELRRRGGGLGLGAACIGGGQGAAVVVEVDA from the coding sequence ATGAGCGACAGCAACGGTAACGGGACGGTGTTTCTCTCGGCGGCCCGAACGGCCATGGGCGCGTTCGGCGGCAGCCTGAAGGAGTATTCGGCGGTGGACCTGGGCGTCGTCGCCTCGGAAGCGGCGATCGAGCGCTCGGGCGCCGAGCCCGGCGATTTCGGGCATGTCGTGATGGGGAATGTGATGCAGACGTCGGCCGACGCGATCTACCTCGCGCGGCACGTGGGCCTCCGGGCGGGGCTGCCGATCGAGACCCCGGCCGTCACCGTGAACCGCCTGTGCGGTTCCGGCTTTCAGGCCGTGATCGACGGCTCGCAGGAGATCGCACTGGGGGAGAGCGATGTCTGTCTCGTGGGCGGAGCCGAATCCATGAGCCAGGCGCCGCATATCGTGCGCGGGGCCCGCTGGGGCCTGCGGCTCGGTCCGGCGCCGAAGTTCGAGGATTCTCTCTGGGAGGCGCTCACGGATCCGTACTGTGGCTTTTCAATGGCGCAGACGGCGGAGAACCTCGCGGAGGAGTACGGCGTCTCGCGCTCGGAGGCCGATGAGGTGGCGGTGCGCAGCCAGCAGCTGGCGGCGGAGGCTTGGCAAGGCGGCCGCTACGAGGACGAGGTCGTGCCGATGATGGTGGGAAGGAAGGGGAGGGAAACGGCCTTCGAGCGGGATGAGCACCTCCGTCCGGATACGACGGTCGAGGGGCTCGCAAAGCTCCGGCCGTATTTTAAGCAGGATGGCCTCGTCACCGCCGGCAACGCGAGCGGGATCGGGGATGGGGCGGCGGCGCTCGTGCTGGCGGACCGGGACTATGCCGCCGCGCACGGTCTGGAGCCGGTCGGCCGCCTCGTGTCCTACGCCGTGGCGGGCGTGCCACCCCATATCATGGGCATCGGGCCCGCGCCCGCCTCGCGCGCCGCGCTCGAGAAAGCCGGCCTCACGCTCGACGACATCGACCTCGTCGAGGTGAACGAGGCCTTCGCTCCGCAGTACCTGGCCGTGGAGCGCGAACTCGGTCTCGATCGGGACAAAGTGAATGTGGACGGCGGAGCGATCGCGCTGAGCCACCCGCTCGGCATGACGGGAGCGCGGATCACGGGCCATCTTCTGCACGAGCTGCGGCGTCGGGGCGGCGGTCTGGGTCTGGGCGCGGCCTGCATCGGCGGTGGGCAGGGCGCGGCCGTCGTCGTCGAGGTCGACGCCTAG
- a CDS encoding hemolysin family protein, giving the protein MDLGLALRLGAVLALVAANAFFVAAEFALVSARRTRIDELADAGDRLARVVRRAQDNLDRAISGTQLGITLASLGLGWIGEPALARSIEPLFGALGFAAGPAALHTTAIAVAFILITYLHIVLGELAPKTVALLRPETVSRYLAGPLLAFNRVATPAIWVLDGSARLFLRMIRAPAGDAHGVEHAHSPEEIEVLVRQSRRRGMVEKDEQAMIEGVFDLTHTVVREVMTPRPDIVAVGAGDPAKVILKVAAESGHSRLPVTDDSLDEIVGIIVVKDLLAEVLAERPTGLVARDVMREALFVPESKAVDDLLAEMRARKKHMAIVVDEFGGTDGIATLEDLLEEIVGEIYDEHDEAEAGLEVGPDGSVGLDGGVSFADLLAGLGRDDLEEEEEYDTVAGYVIGTLGRIPEPGDRVPLGDARLEVAELVERRITRLTLLGVDEETVRKLLDALES; this is encoded by the coding sequence ATGGACCTCGGACTCGCTCTGAGGCTCGGCGCGGTCCTTGCGCTCGTAGCGGCGAACGCCTTCTTCGTCGCCGCGGAGTTTGCGCTTGTCAGCGCCCGACGCACCCGCATCGACGAACTGGCCGATGCCGGCGATCGTCTGGCCCGCGTCGTCCGCCGGGCCCAGGACAATCTCGACCGCGCCATCTCGGGTACGCAGCTCGGGATCACTCTCGCGTCGCTCGGCCTGGGCTGGATCGGCGAGCCGGCGCTTGCACGGTCGATCGAGCCTCTGTTCGGCGCGCTGGGCTTCGCCGCAGGGCCGGCGGCACTCCACACGACGGCCATCGCCGTCGCCTTCATCCTCATCACCTACCTTCACATCGTACTCGGCGAACTCGCGCCGAAGACCGTCGCGCTCCTGCGCCCCGAGACGGTGAGCCGCTACCTCGCCGGTCCTCTCCTCGCCTTCAACCGCGTCGCGACGCCGGCGATCTGGGTGCTCGACGGCTCGGCCCGGCTGTTCCTGCGGATGATCCGCGCCCCCGCGGGCGACGCGCACGGCGTCGAGCATGCCCACAGCCCGGAAGAGATCGAGGTGCTCGTCCGCCAGAGTCGGCGACGAGGCATGGTCGAGAAGGACGAACAGGCGATGATCGAAGGCGTGTTCGATCTCACGCATACGGTCGTCCGGGAGGTGATGACGCCCCGGCCGGACATCGTCGCCGTCGGGGCCGGGGATCCGGCCAAGGTCATCCTGAAGGTCGCGGCCGAGTCGGGACATTCGCGTCTTCCCGTCACGGACGATTCGCTGGACGAAATCGTCGGCATCATCGTCGTGAAGGACCTGCTCGCGGAAGTCCTCGCGGAGCGTCCGACGGGGCTCGTGGCGCGGGACGTGATGCGCGAGGCGCTCTTCGTCCCGGAGTCCAAGGCGGTCGACGACCTGCTGGCGGAAATGAGGGCCCGGAAGAAGCACATGGCCATCGTCGTCGATGAGTTCGGCGGCACGGACGGCATCGCCACGCTGGAGGATCTTCTCGAGGAGATCGTCGGCGAAATCTACGACGAACACGACGAGGCGGAGGCGGGACTCGAGGTCGGTCCCGATGGGTCGGTCGGACTCGATGGGGGCGTATCGTTCGCGGATCTGCTCGCGGGCCTGGGCCGCGATGATCTCGAGGAAGAGGAGGAGTACGACACCGTGGCCGGATACGTGATCGGCACGCTGGGCCGAATCCCGGAGCCGGGCGACCGGGTCCCGCTGGGGGATGCGCGGCTGGAGGTCGCGGAACTGGTCGAGCGGCGGATCACGCGGCTCACCCTGCTCGGGGTGGACGAGGAGACGGTGCGGAAGTTGTTGGACGCCCTTGAGTCGTGA
- a CDS encoding DUF3108 domain-containing protein yields the protein TIRNTPAYRIAMEMKGSIPFYRMDDRSVSWLATEPYRTLRFEEILRQGGYRRHQRWELDHAALTATREDWDEETQAYRPHHRQRDLPIPQGALDEISYLFLIRSLPFEVGQTYEFDRYFEEDGNPVIVEVLRRERVRVPAGTFETFVVRPTIQTDGLFGEEGQAEVFISDDDRRLIVQIKSRMRRGSVSMYLRDFAQNEADADR from the coding sequence TACGATCCGCAACACGCCCGCGTACCGGATCGCGATGGAGATGAAGGGAAGCATACCCTTTTACAGGATGGACGACCGCTCGGTGAGCTGGCTCGCCACGGAACCGTACCGAACGCTCCGGTTCGAGGAGATCCTTCGCCAGGGCGGCTATCGGAGACACCAGCGCTGGGAGCTGGATCACGCGGCGCTCACGGCAACGCGGGAAGACTGGGATGAGGAGACTCAGGCCTACCGTCCGCACCACCGGCAACGGGATCTTCCCATACCGCAGGGCGCGCTGGACGAGATCTCGTATCTTTTTCTGATCCGGAGCCTCCCCTTCGAAGTCGGACAGACCTACGAATTCGACCGCTACTTCGAGGAGGACGGCAATCCCGTCATCGTCGAGGTCCTCCGCCGCGAGCGCGTGCGGGTCCCCGCGGGGACGTTCGAGACGTTCGTCGTGCGTCCGACCATCCAGACCGATGGCCTGTTCGGGGAAGAGGGGCAGGCCGAGGTCTTCATCTCGGACGACGACCGTCGCCTTATCGTGCAGATCAAGAGCCGCATGAGGCGGGGCAGCGTGAGCATGTACCTTCGCGACTTTGCGCAGAATGAGGCGGACGCGGATCGCTGA
- a CDS encoding slipin family protein, with product MDPLFFILAGAGALALATSLRILKEYERAVVFRLGRARPTRGPGLIFLVPFGVERMERVSLRIIAMDIPPQDVITRDNVSVKVNAVLYFRVANPRRAILEIEDFLFATSQLAQTTLRSVIGQAELDEVLAEREKFNQILRDIIDQGTDAWGIDVTGVEVKDVDLPNEMKRAIARQAEAERERRAKVINAQGELQAASNLRDAARQLSQYPASLQLRFLQTATEIAAENNSTTLFPLPVDLGPMAGLFKGLATAADEESADPAPVGERVLEGSEGAPQLPGAEAAEDVSEAADERAAVTRERDAAG from the coding sequence ATGGATCCGCTATTCTTCATCCTCGCCGGGGCGGGCGCGCTGGCGCTTGCCACGAGTCTCCGCATCCTGAAGGAATACGAACGTGCCGTCGTCTTCCGGCTCGGCCGCGCGCGTCCGACCCGCGGGCCTGGACTCATCTTCCTCGTCCCGTTCGGGGTCGAGCGCATGGAGCGGGTCAGCCTGCGGATCATCGCCATGGACATCCCACCGCAGGATGTCATTACGCGGGACAACGTGTCGGTGAAGGTCAACGCCGTCCTTTATTTCCGGGTCGCGAACCCGAGACGGGCCATCCTCGAAATCGAAGACTTTCTCTTCGCCACGTCGCAGCTTGCCCAGACGACGCTCCGGTCGGTCATCGGTCAGGCGGAACTGGACGAGGTCCTCGCGGAACGGGAGAAGTTCAACCAGATCCTGCGCGACATCATCGACCAGGGGACGGACGCGTGGGGAATCGACGTCACGGGCGTCGAGGTGAAGGACGTGGACCTGCCGAACGAGATGAAGCGCGCGATCGCGCGGCAGGCGGAGGCGGAGCGTGAGCGGCGGGCCAAGGTGATCAACGCGCAGGGCGAACTGCAGGCGGCCTCGAACCTGCGGGACGCGGCGCGGCAGTTGAGCCAATACCCGGCCTCGCTGCAACTGCGTTTCCTGCAGACGGCGACGGAGATCGCGGCGGAGAACAACTCGACGACGCTCTTCCCGCTGCCGGTGGACTTGGGGCCGATGGCCGGTCTGTTCAAGGGGCTTGCGACGGCGGCTGACGAAGAGTCCGCGGATCCGGCTCCGGTCGGCGAACGCGTGCTCGAGGGTTCGGAGGGCGCGCCGCAATTGCCCGGCGCGGAGGCGGCGGAGGACGTGTCGGAGGCTGCGGACGAGCGGGCAGCCGTGACGAGGGAGCGCGATGCCGCCGGCTGA
- the recF gene encoding DNA replication and repair protein RecF (All proteins in this family for which functions are known are DNA-binding proteins that assist the filamentation of RecA onto DNA for the initiation of recombination or recombinational repair.) yields the protein MILRDYRNFERLECEFPEAGVAIIGPNGSGKTNLLEAICYLEVFRSFRGVRDRELVRFGQTVFRVEGEVEGGMAVAAAYDRSQRIKKVEVDRLEVERVSAGIGSVGVAAFRLDDAEIVRGGPTLRRRFLDIALSVGVPDYLPALQRYRSLLSQRNEALRRGGSNDEIEAWTEGLIEAGGVLTERRATWVSEGAERYADFYARISGGDRAGLRYSASIASGGGPEGAEGAGSWEDRFRQALERTGERERRQGMTVVGPHRDEIRFEVEAPEGPRDLRSYGSSGQQRTAALALRLLEADRLRERLGREPLYLLDDVFAELDDGRSDRLFRLFESERGGQVIITAPKPGDVGLMGGKLARWRLRNGRIIA from the coding sequence TTGATCCTTCGCGACTACCGCAACTTCGAACGGCTCGAATGCGAGTTCCCCGAGGCGGGCGTCGCGATCATCGGGCCCAACGGATCGGGCAAGACGAACCTCCTCGAGGCGATCTGCTATCTCGAGGTTTTTCGGTCCTTTCGAGGCGTGCGGGACCGCGAGTTGGTGCGGTTCGGACAGACGGTGTTCCGCGTGGAAGGTGAGGTTGAGGGGGGGATGGCCGTGGCCGCGGCCTACGACCGGTCGCAACGGATCAAGAAGGTCGAGGTCGACCGGCTCGAGGTGGAGCGGGTTTCGGCGGGGATCGGTTCGGTGGGAGTCGCGGCGTTCCGCCTCGACGACGCCGAGATCGTGCGGGGAGGGCCGACGCTGCGGCGTCGCTTCCTCGACATCGCGCTCTCGGTGGGCGTGCCGGACTACCTCCCGGCGTTGCAGCGATACCGGAGCCTTCTGTCGCAACGGAACGAAGCGCTGCGGCGCGGCGGGTCGAACGACGAGATCGAAGCGTGGACGGAGGGGCTGATCGAGGCGGGTGGAGTCCTCACGGAAAGGCGGGCGACGTGGGTGTCGGAGGGAGCTGAGCGATACGCCGATTTCTATGCGCGGATCTCGGGAGGAGACCGTGCGGGGCTTCGATATTCGGCTTCGATCGCTTCGGGTGGCGGGCCGGAGGGCGCGGAGGGCGCCGGCTCGTGGGAGGACCGCTTTCGGCAGGCGCTGGAGAGGACCGGGGAACGTGAGCGTCGCCAGGGCATGACCGTGGTGGGCCCGCACCGTGACGAGATCAGATTCGAGGTCGAGGCGCCGGAAGGCCCTCGCGACCTGCGGAGCTACGGGTCGAGCGGACAGCAGCGCACCGCCGCGCTCGCCCTGCGTCTGCTCGAAGCGGACCGGCTCAGGGAACGGCTCGGCCGCGAGCCGCTGTACCTCCTCGACGATGTGTTCGCGGAACTCGACGACGGGCGCTCGGACCGCCTGTTCCGGCTCTTCGAGTCCGAGCGGGGCGGACAGGTGATTATCACCGCGCCCAAGCCCGGTGACGTGGGGCTGATGGGTGGGAAGCTCGCGCGCTGGCGTCTGCGCAACGGGCGGATCATCGCATGA
- a CDS encoding isocitrate/isopropylmalate family dehydrogenase has product MAKAPLRIAVIGGDGIGPEVTREACRVLRAVAARGLSEIDLTHFPHGADHYLATGETLSQRTFESLRDDFDAILFGAVGDPRVPDGRHARDLLLGLRVRLDLFLNRRPLRLRAPELSPLRSADSAPIDFEIFRENTEGLYVGIGRVEHEGTPDEVAVSESVATRFGVERIVRRAFEYAAPRGLGVTLADKANAVPHMFGLWRRVFGEVAARYPGVESEMRYVDALAMEMIRVPERFGIIVTSNLLGDILSDLGAEIVGGPGLAPSANVNPGVHGLYEPVHGSAPDIVGTGRANPMAAVLSAALLLRDHGADAAAAAVEAAVDAALDSGVRTPDLGGSATTLEVGRWLAERVGAT; this is encoded by the coding sequence GTGGCGAAGGCTCCGCTGCGCATCGCCGTCATCGGCGGCGACGGGATCGGTCCCGAAGTCACCCGCGAGGCCTGTCGTGTGCTCCGGGCTGTGGCCGCCAGGGGCCTCTCCGAAATCGACCTGACGCACTTCCCGCACGGCGCCGACCATTACCTCGCCACCGGGGAGACGCTGTCGCAGCGGACGTTCGAGTCCCTGAGGGATGACTTCGACGCGATTCTCTTCGGTGCCGTGGGCGATCCGCGCGTGCCCGACGGCCGTCACGCGCGCGACCTCCTCCTCGGGCTGCGGGTGCGGCTGGACCTGTTCCTGAACCGCCGGCCGCTGCGGCTGCGCGCGCCGGAGCTGTCGCCGCTGAGGTCCGCGGACTCGGCGCCCATCGACTTCGAGATCTTCCGGGAGAATACGGAAGGCCTGTACGTGGGCATCGGGCGGGTCGAGCACGAGGGTACGCCCGATGAGGTCGCGGTGTCGGAGTCGGTCGCGACCCGCTTCGGAGTAGAGCGGATCGTGCGGCGGGCGTTCGAGTACGCCGCTCCCCGGGGGCTGGGCGTGACGCTCGCGGACAAGGCGAACGCGGTGCCGCACATGTTCGGACTCTGGCGCCGCGTTTTCGGGGAGGTCGCCGCCCGATATCCGGGGGTCGAGTCGGAGATGCGCTACGTGGATGCGCTCGCCATGGAGATGATCCGGGTGCCGGAGCGGTTCGGGATCATCGTCACGTCAAACCTGCTCGGCGACATTCTCTCCGATCTCGGTGCGGAGATCGTGGGTGGACCGGGCCTCGCGCCCTCCGCCAACGTGAACCCGGGAGTGCATGGACTGTACGAACCCGTACACGGCAGCGCGCCCGACATCGTCGGGACGGGACGGGCGAATCCGATGGCCGCGGTGCTCAGCGCCGCGCTCCTACTGCGAGATCACGGGGCCGACGCGGCGGCCGCGGCGGTCGAGGCCGCGGTGGATGCGGCGCTCGACTCCGGAGTGCGGACGCCGGATCTTGGAGGAAGCGCGACGACGTTGGAGGTCGGACGCTGGCTCGCGGAACGGGTGGGCGCGACCTGA
- a CDS encoding 3-hydroxyacyl-CoA dehydrogenase family protein: protein MTEIRKVGVVGAGLMGSGIAQVSASAGYETIVREVEQGFLDRGMAGIGKNLDRAVQKEKLGAADRDATMARLHPTLELADLAACDLVIEAITENLGAKHALFGELGGLCAGATIFASNTSSLSITELAAETDRPERFVGLHFFSPVPVMPLVEVVRCGQTADETFETAFAFAASLGKSPIACGDNTGFVVNRLLVPYMLDAIRAYEAGVASIPDIDKGLRLGCGYPMGPFTLGDFVGLDTLYHITGIMYDEYKEARFASPPLLRRMYLAGYHGRKTGKGFYDYSGDEPVVSSFVL from the coding sequence TTGACTGAGATTCGGAAGGTCGGGGTGGTCGGAGCGGGACTGATGGGGAGCGGGATCGCGCAGGTCAGCGCGTCGGCCGGTTATGAGACGATCGTGCGGGAGGTGGAGCAGGGGTTCCTCGACCGGGGGATGGCCGGGATCGGGAAGAACCTCGACCGCGCCGTGCAGAAGGAGAAGCTCGGCGCGGCGGACCGGGACGCGACGATGGCTCGTCTGCACCCGACGCTCGAACTGGCGGACCTGGCGGCGTGCGATCTCGTCATCGAGGCGATCACCGAGAACCTCGGGGCGAAACACGCGCTCTTCGGCGAGCTTGGCGGACTGTGCGCGGGGGCGACGATCTTCGCCTCCAACACATCGAGCCTGTCCATCACCGAACTCGCCGCGGAGACGGATCGCCCGGAGCGTTTCGTCGGTCTCCACTTCTTCAGCCCGGTTCCGGTCATGCCGCTGGTGGAGGTCGTCCGCTGCGGGCAGACGGCGGACGAAACGTTCGAGACCGCCTTCGCGTTCGCCGCATCGCTCGGTAAGAGCCCGATCGCCTGCGGCGACAACACCGGCTTCGTCGTGAACCGGCTGCTCGTTCCCTACATGCTCGACGCGATCCGCGCCTACGAGGCCGGGGTCGCGTCGATCCCCGACATCGACAAGGGGCTGCGCCTGGGCTGCGGATACCCGATGGGCCCCTTCACGCTGGGCGATTTCGTGGGACTCGACACGCTGTACCACATCACGGGGATCATGTACGACGAGTACAAGGAGGCGCGCTTCGCCTCTCCCCCGCTCCTGCGCCGCATGTACCTGGCCGGCTACCACGGCCGGAAAACGGGGAAGGGCTTTTACGACTACAGCGGCGACGAACCCGTCGTATCCAGCTTCGTGCTCTAG
- a CDS encoding tetratricopeptide repeat protein has product MNLSDSWNYEQFDAEAQRLYEAGDFDQALGLLKEALTRYPESVELLVSLGYTRLAREEYAWARAAFDGVLKIDPEHEEALAGLGDVLLKLGERAAAFQIFEGLIALGYDRDVELMLCVGRSLLREGLLRRAERFFRLALAADRESPDAALDLAFTFYRDGDTEAALFWSREAVRLDPRFAEARALYGNVLYERGDFRGALTQLATIPVTDLADPIVAWRVVDLKRRLEDLPADAEELRPYLLALEELAPEPSAEERLLAEVEARANGLTAGAGTGQLDLFGRPPDASSVEVHRVRAPNGVVYEGDWDGIVRAMRNGSQEPGVSLADFMRNEAMRLQALTGIAVSWQTARAFLEDSARVGALEIER; this is encoded by the coding sequence TTGAACCTCTCCGACTCCTGGAACTACGAGCAGTTCGACGCCGAAGCGCAACGGCTGTACGAAGCCGGCGACTTCGACCAGGCGCTTGGCCTCCTCAAGGAGGCCCTCACCCGTTATCCCGAATCGGTCGAACTCCTCGTCTCGCTCGGATATACGCGTCTGGCCCGTGAGGAATACGCCTGGGCGCGCGCGGCCTTCGACGGGGTCCTCAAGATCGACCCGGAGCACGAGGAAGCACTGGCCGGCCTGGGAGATGTCCTGCTGAAGCTCGGGGAACGCGCGGCGGCCTTCCAGATCTTCGAGGGCCTCATCGCGCTGGGGTACGATCGGGACGTGGAACTCATGCTCTGCGTCGGGCGCAGCCTGTTGCGCGAGGGTCTCCTGCGGCGGGCGGAGCGATTCTTCCGGCTCGCCCTCGCCGCCGATCGCGAAAGCCCCGATGCCGCACTGGATCTCGCCTTCACCTTCTACCGAGACGGCGATACCGAGGCGGCGCTGTTCTGGAGCCGCGAGGCGGTGCGCCTGGATCCTCGCTTCGCCGAGGCCCGCGCGCTCTACGGCAACGTGCTCTACGAACGCGGCGATTTTCGGGGAGCGCTCACGCAGCTTGCGACAATCCCGGTGACGGACCTGGCGGACCCGATCGTTGCGTGGCGAGTCGTCGACCTCAAACGGCGACTCGAAGACCTTCCGGCAGACGCCGAGGAGTTGCGGCCCTACCTGCTGGCGCTGGAGGAACTGGCGCCGGAGCCGAGTGCGGAGGAACGCCTGCTGGCCGAGGTCGAAGCCCGGGCGAACGGGTTGACGGCGGGGGCGGGCACGGGGCAGCTCGATCTGTTCGGTCGTCCGCCCGACGCATCGTCGGTGGAGGTGCACCGCGTGCGGGCCCCGAACGGCGTGGTGTACGAGGGAGACTGGGACGGGATCGTGCGGGCCATGCGCAACGGGTCCCAGGAGCCGGGCGTTTCGCTCGCCGACTTCATGCGAAACGAGGCGATGCGGCTCCAGGCGCTGACGGGCATCGCCGTCTCCTGGCAGACGGCGCGCGCCTTCCTCGAGGACTCCGCCCGGGTCGGCGCGCTCGAGATCGAACGCTAG
- a CDS encoding DUF721 domain-containing protein: MNGTASGAMPRRKARRGDAREGQRHPEPVGGVLAELLDRLGIRERVERSATAARWEQVVGPHIARVTRVGGIKGGTVFIEVAGAAWMTELNMMRRRLLGRLNRDRARGRIERIVFVQSGESSPAATRPGRTEKGRG, encoded by the coding sequence ATGAACGGCACGGCCTCCGGGGCGATGCCGCGCAGAAAGGCGCGGCGCGGGGACGCGAGAGAGGGCCAGCGCCACCCCGAACCCGTTGGAGGCGTGCTGGCGGAGCTGCTCGATCGCCTGGGGATCCGCGAGCGTGTGGAGCGTAGCGCCACGGCGGCGCGGTGGGAGCAGGTCGTGGGTCCGCACATCGCGCGCGTAACGAGAGTGGGCGGCATCAAGGGCGGGACGGTGTTCATTGAAGTGGCCGGTGCGGCCTGGATGACGGAACTGAACATGATGAGGCGAAGGCTGCTGGGCCGCCTGAACAGGGATCGCGCCCGCGGCCGGATCGAACGGATCGTGTTCGTGCAGTCCGGGGAATCGTCGCCGGCGGCGACGCGCCCCGGCCGAACCGAGAAGGGGAGGGGTTGA